The following are encoded together in the Deinococcus yavapaiensis KR-236 genome:
- the bet gene encoding phage recombination protein Bet: MTALAERHQPIQLQLVTFDREQIDLIKTQIAPDASDGELALFVQQCKRTGLDPFSRQIYAVVREQSQKDERGNWIKVKKTTIHTAIDGFRLIAERTGKYRGQVGPWWCGKDGVWKDVWPSDEPPAAARVGVLRSDFAEPLYAVARDASFAQKNRDGKPISQWATMPDIMLAKTAQVQALRRAFPNDLSGLYATEEMMQADEPNADASTPSREDRRATNVAPEPSQDEAALQAWAKKLTQVRGRLRDLNLDEQAVAVLGKHKWRANVDAAWACYDELDALGKAAQPKQEAPTDVPSVQLITAKQLGALHGHFKRVGLTTSEDRYAFAAYMLNLPAAKGTNELLEDEARSLLDMLADLDTDALTRTIAEWRHATREQPSHA, encoded by the coding sequence ATGACCGCCCTCGCCGAACGCCACCAACCCATCCAGCTGCAGCTCGTGACCTTCGATCGAGAGCAAATCGACCTCATCAAAACGCAGATCGCCCCCGACGCGTCCGATGGTGAACTCGCCCTCTTCGTTCAGCAGTGCAAGCGCACCGGCCTCGATCCGTTCTCCCGGCAAATCTACGCTGTCGTGCGCGAACAATCCCAAAAGGACGAACGCGGAAACTGGATCAAAGTCAAGAAAACGACGATCCACACGGCGATCGACGGCTTCCGCCTCATTGCCGAACGCACCGGGAAGTACCGAGGGCAAGTCGGCCCGTGGTGGTGCGGTAAGGACGGCGTGTGGAAAGACGTGTGGCCGAGCGACGAACCACCTGCTGCTGCGCGCGTGGGCGTACTGCGAAGCGATTTCGCCGAGCCGCTGTACGCCGTGGCGCGTGACGCGTCGTTCGCGCAGAAGAACCGGGACGGCAAGCCGATCAGTCAGTGGGCGACGATGCCCGACATCATGCTCGCGAAGACAGCGCAAGTGCAGGCGCTTCGACGTGCGTTCCCGAACGACCTTTCAGGTTTGTACGCGACGGAAGAGATGATGCAAGCAGACGAACCCAACGCGGACGCCAGCACGCCGAGCCGTGAGGACCGCCGAGCCACGAACGTCGCGCCGGAACCCTCTCAGGACGAAGCGGCATTGCAAGCGTGGGCGAAGAAGCTCACGCAAGTCCGTGGTCGCCTGCGTGACTTGAACCTCGACGAGCAAGCCGTCGCGGTCCTCGGGAAGCACAAGTGGCGCGCCAACGTGGACGCCGCGTGGGCTTGCTACGACGAACTCGACGCGCTCGGGAAGGCCGCGCAACCGAAGCAGGAAGCGCCGACGGACGTGCCGAGCGTGCAGCTCATCACCGCGAAGCAACTCGGCGCGTTGCACGGGCACTTCAAACGCGTGGGCCTCACCACCAGCGAAGACAGGTACGCCTTCGCAGCCTACATGCTCAACCTGCCTGCCGCCAAAGGCACGAACGAACTCCTCGAGGACGAAGCGAGGTCGCTGCTCGACATGCTCGCCGACCTCGACACGGACGCCCTCACGCGGACGATCGCCGAGTGGCGGCACGCCACCCGAGAGCAGCCATCGCACGCGTGA
- a CDS encoding MarR family transcriptional regulator, translated as MRLTFQQMQHLPREQREVLLAMRDRDEITPGWFHARLGWTRQSFLTVVAHMTTLGYLERDALNDTLRVNTRAVISARYDVTLTRQQGALS; from the coding sequence GTGAGACTCACCTTTCAGCAAATGCAGCACTTGCCGCGCGAGCAACGCGAAGTGCTCCTCGCCATGCGTGACCGCGACGAGATCACGCCCGGTTGGTTTCACGCCCGCCTTGGCTGGACGCGACAGTCGTTCCTCACGGTCGTCGCGCACATGACCACCCTCGGGTACTTGGAGCGTGACGCGCTGAACGACACGTTACGCGTGAACACCCGCGCTGTCATCAGCGCCCGATACGACGTCACCCTCACGCGCCAGCAGGGAGCCTTGTCATGA
- a CDS encoding ATP-binding protein, whose amino-acid sequence MTHDTEHLTLRALTSTETTARAKRVTAHNPTLPACPTCNAPAFVGYAYTPWSDIAHDCNCVADREGAYLVGLRRAWQARTALPAYLATLPERYRAYTLPGLRTTFENTQARAACEGLDRANVYLYGPAGTGKTYLAVATGRAYAEQGRSVRFWSLNLLIGAYRDAIANRTRAPELASVDVLVLDDCGKLKPSEYVYEQVYNLLEARWADAKTTMFTAQHNPGKVALTLTPAGNEDAAGALASRMGSGYVFEIAGDDERCKSGGAS is encoded by the coding sequence ATGACGCACGACACGGAACACCTCACCTTGCGCGCGTTGACGAGCACCGAAACGACGGCGCGTGCCAAGCGCGTCACCGCGCACAACCCCACCTTGCCCGCGTGCCCCACGTGCAACGCGCCCGCCTTCGTCGGGTACGCGTACACCCCATGGAGTGACATCGCGCACGACTGCAACTGCGTCGCGGATCGTGAAGGCGCGTACCTCGTGGGATTGCGACGCGCGTGGCAAGCTCGCACGGCCCTGCCCGCGTACCTCGCGACCCTCCCAGAGCGCTACCGAGCGTACACCCTGCCGGGCTTACGCACGACCTTCGAGAACACGCAGGCGCGCGCTGCTTGCGAAGGACTCGACCGCGCGAACGTGTACTTGTACGGCCCAGCCGGGACGGGCAAAACGTACCTCGCCGTCGCGACGGGCCGCGCGTACGCCGAGCAAGGTCGTAGCGTGCGCTTCTGGAGCTTGAACCTCCTGATCGGCGCGTACCGTGACGCCATCGCGAACCGCACGCGCGCACCGGAGCTCGCCTCGGTGGATGTCCTCGTGCTCGACGACTGCGGGAAGTTGAAGCCGTCGGAGTACGTGTACGAGCAGGTGTACAACCTCCTCGAGGCGCGTTGGGCGGACGCGAAAACGACGATGTTCACGGCGCAGCACAACCCTGGGAAGGTCGCGTTGACGCTCACGCCCGCCGGGAATGAAGACGCCGCGGGCGCCCTCGCATCGCGCATGGGCAGCGGGTACGTCTTCGAGATCGCCGGGGATGACGAGCGGTGCAAGAGCGGAGGCGCGTCGTGA